DNA from Pelobacter propionicus DSM 2379:
GATCAGATCATTCTGGATGAGCACCTGATTGCCCGAGTTCTGGATAACGGTGGCAAATCCACTCATATTGGTGAACGCGCCACTACTCACGCTGTTGTAGCCAGAGACTGTTGAGCCAACAATACTGTTACCATCCTGATACGCGTTATTGGTGCTCGTGCTGTAGACCAAATCCAGGTTATCGATCTGCATGGCCTGGCGTCCCGACAGTGATGCCAGGTTTTCTCCGGCCAAGGCCTGCCCGAATCCGGTTACCTCCAGCGTTGTCTGCTCCTGTGCCGGAGTCGGCAACGCCTGTTCCGCCTGCGATTCCTGCGAGGCCAGTATGCCGCCGAAAAGAACAAGCGCAGCAATCGTGGATGCCGTGATTCTTAGCATTTTCACCACCTCCCGGTCGGTTTCAAAATCATCATCTAGGCGCCGGTTGGAATGCAAAAAACCTGGTGGCGTTAGTAACGCCACCAGGTCTGCCGACGCGTCGCGTTTTATTGGGCCGCTGCCGAACCAGGGGTGATCGTAGCCTGGACGTTGACGGACTGCTGAATCTGCGACTGGATGCCGCTGTTCTGGGCTATGGGATTGATTCCGTTGGCGGCAAATGAAGCGCTGCTGATATCGTTTGAACCGGTAATCAAGGAGGCGGGGACTGTATCCATGCTGCCGCCCATGACCAAAGAATTGCCCGAAACCGTACCGGACAACGCACTGCTGGCAAGCGCAACAGCTATATTACTGACAGACACTGATAACGTGTTGTAGGAATTCTCATTACCCACGTTGGTAAGCGTCGCTGTTTTGCTGTTGTTGCTGTTGTCGCTGTTGTTGCTGTTGTCGCTGTTGTTGGTGTTATCGACGGACTTATCGTTGGCAACATCGGTAAGGGTGGCGGTTTTGCTGTTGTTGCTGTTGTCGCTGTTATTGCTGTTGTCGCTGTTATTGCTGTTGTCGCTGTTGTTGGTGTTATCGACAGACTTGTCGTTGGCAACGTCGGTAAGGGTGGCGGTTTTACTGTTGTTGGTGTTATCGACGGACTTGTCGTTGGCCACGTCCGTAAGCGTCGCGGTTTTGCTGTTGTTACTGTTGTCGCTGTTGTTGGTATTGTCGGTTGCTATGGACTTGTCGTTGGCTACGTCGGTGAGCGTCGCAGTTTTACTGTTGTTGGTATTGTCGGTTGCGGTGGTAGTGGATTTGTCATTGGCCACGTCCGTAAGCGTCGCTGTTTTACTGTTGTTGGTATTGTCGGTGGCTATGGACTTGTCGTTGGCCACGTCCGTAAGCGTCGCAGTTTTACTGCTGTTGGTATTGTCGGTTGCGGTGTTCGTGGACTTGTCGTTAGCCACATCCGAAAGTGAAGCTGCTTGGCTGTTGTTGGTGTTGTCAGTTGTGGTGGTTGTGGAATTATTATTGGCAATGTCGGATACCGTATTGTTGTTCAGGTTATCCTTGGCGGCGATTGACTGCTCATTTGCCGAGTTGGCATTGTCGTCCACATAGGGAGACACGGCTGACGTCTGGGTGACGCCGGCATCAGTCGTATCCGCATTGTTGGTATTGGTCGGATTTGCCATTGATTTTCCGGCAACACCGAGGGAAAGAAGGGCGATCGCCACAGGAACTACCAGAGATGTCCGTTTTTTCATGATCTTTCTCCTTTTCTGCGTGGGGTAATGGGACACGGTACCGTGTCAGCGCTGTATTTGCAGATCACTACTCAATAACCGTGCCATCCACCTGCAATCGAGCACAACCTACTATTGTTGCTAGACTTTAATTATTTTCAGCCTATCAACCAGCAGCCACCCCACAGGGGATATGTCAAGAAAAAGAAACAGGTATCCAATAAAACAACGTGCCTTCACAGGGAACGTGTAGTGAAATATGCAGTAATGTCATGTCAGGTAGGAGGGAAAGCTCGACAGGAGAGATGGTGTAAGCATTCTGTTACACCCTGTTTGCGGGAAGGAGCGACCGCACTAGGAGAATCCGTCCCGACGCCATCGGCGAAAAGCAGCACCAGGGCGGGATCGTAGCGTTCAGGACCGCCATGGCCGATCACACCATGCCGATGTACTCCAGGGCGAGCAGGGTAAGCCCGCTGACCAGCAACCAGAGTGTTACCCCCTGCAGGAGCGGCCGCATACCCACATTACGGAGCACCTCCCTGCTCAACCCCGCCCCGACCAGGAAGAGCGTCACCACCAGGCACTGCTTGGCGACCGCCGCCAGCCCGTTCCAGAGTTGTCCGTATTGTGGCATCGTTGTCCGAATGGCAGCGGCCAGAACAAAGCCGACGATAAACAGGGGCACCCTGGCCTTCTGATCCGACTTCATGATCAGCGCAGTTCCAAGCACAACCGGCGCTATCCAGACCGCCCTGGTGAGCTTTACGGTCGTCGCCACACGCAAGGCCTGGGCACCGTATACGGACGCCGATCCGACAACGCTGCTGGTATCGTGGATGGCAAGCCCCGCCCAGGTTCCAAAGAGCCCCTGGTCCAGTCGCAGCAGATGCCCGACCAGCGGAAACAGCAGCAACGCCACCGAGTTCAGGGTAAACACCGTGGCCAGGGCAACGGCGGTCTCGTCGTTCTTGGCTTTGAGAACCGGCGCCATGGCGGCTATGGCACTGCCGCCGCAGATGGCGGTGCCGAAGGAAATCAGGGCGGAGGTGGTGCCATCCGTTCCGAACAGCCTGCCCAGCAGATACCCCAGGACGAGCGTACAACTGATGCCCACCAGGGTGTAGACCACCGAATCCCTGCCGGTACGGATCACCTCTCCCAGGCCAAGGCCGAAACCGAGCCCGACAACGGAGAGTTGCAAAATGATCTTGCTGAAATGGGCCGATTTACGGGGCCAGGGATTGCCCAGAACAAGGCTGAAAACCATCCCCATGATCAATGCCGTGGCGGTACCGATCCAGGGCACGGCGCATAGTGCCAGACACACGCCAAACAAAACCTTTTGCAGCCTGCTGTGTTCCATATTCTCCTCCTCAATGTCAGTATCCGCTTGCAGTATACAGGCCACCTGTTATAAGTTCAAATTCGTAATTAATATCAAAACAATCAATTATATTTATGGTAACGTGACATGGCGATCACTCTCAGGCAGCTGGAAATATTCGAGAAAGTGGCCAGTTGCGCCCACGTCACCCAGGCGAGCCAGGAGCTGCTACTCACCCAGTCGGCGGCCAGCATGGCCATTGCCGAACTTGAACGACTGGCAGGCGCTCCGCTGTTCGAGCGACAGGGCAAACGGCTGCTGCTCAATGACCGCGGCCGGCGGATACTGCCGGAGGTCCGTCAGGTGCTCGTGAAGGTCCGCACAATCGAGCGCTTTCTGGACGAGTCCGTTGCGGAGCCGAAGGGAACCCTGAACCTGGGGGCCAGCACCACCATCGGCAACTACATGCTTCCCGCCATTGTGGGGGAGTTCTCGCGACTGTACCCCAGTGCCCGGGCGCTGCTCCAGGTCGGCAATGCCCAGCAGATAGAGACGGGGGTGGAGCGTGGAGAACTTGACCTGGGACTGATCGAGGGGATTCCCCATATCCCTTCACTCACCGCCACACCCTGGAGGCGGGACGAACTGGTCGTCATCGCAGGTACGGGACACGCATGGGCCGAGGAGAAACGGGCAACTCCGGGGATGCTGAAGAACGCCTCCTGGATCATGCGGGAGAAAGGCTCCGGCACCAGGGAAATATTCGAGGCCGCAATGGAGAAGAAGGGGGTGCGTTTCTCCATTGCCCTTGAACTGGGGCATACCGAGGCGATCAAGAAGGCGGCGGAAGCCGGACTAGGAGTGGGCTGCCTGTCGAGAATGGCTGTACAGCGGGAACTGGACAACGGCTGGCTGGTTGAAGTGGCCACCCCGCTCAACCTGAAGAGAACCCTGATAATCCTGACCAGGGAAAGCGAACGGATGACAACGCTTTTAAAAGCCTTCCTTGCCCTGCTGCAGCAGAGCCGGGACCTGGGATGAACCACCGACAAGATTTCCATCCGGTGGGCCGGCACGGTGCCATGACTGATGATTCATCAGTTTTGTACACACTCTTTACACATTTGTATTGACATGCGTTAATCGACCTATTATAGATTCCGCATCGACATGCGGACGTTCCCTACAGGTCGTTAGCAACAACCCCAAAAAAAGAATCGATGAAGTCGCCGAAAGGGTAAAGCACGGGTAACCGTGTGGCACAAAGCCACCACCCAGCACAAGCTGGGCAGAGGAGCTGCCGAAGTGACGGATGATGGTCCATCTGATCATGGGAGCCTGCCTTTGTGAGACAGGCTCTTTTCATTGCGGCTCATTTCAGCAAGGAGACACCATGCCAGAACAGATAACCATCATCTGCCCCTGCTGCGCATATTCCAGGATTGTTCCGCGACAGTCCATCCCCGAAGGCGCCAGACAGGCCACCTGTCCCCGCTGCAAGCAGGCTTTCCC
Protein-coding regions in this window:
- a CDS encoding YeiH family protein; protein product: MEHSRLQKVLFGVCLALCAVPWIGTATALIMGMVFSLVLGNPWPRKSAHFSKIILQLSVVGLGFGLGLGEVIRTGRDSVVYTLVGISCTLVLGYLLGRLFGTDGTTSALISFGTAICGGSAIAAMAPVLKAKNDETAVALATVFTLNSVALLLFPLVGHLLRLDQGLFGTWAGLAIHDTSSVVGSASVYGAQALRVATTVKLTRAVWIAPVVLGTALIMKSDQKARVPLFIVGFVLAAAIRTTMPQYGQLWNGLAAVAKQCLVVTLFLVGAGLSREVLRNVGMRPLLQGVTLWLLVSGLTLLALEYIGMV
- a CDS encoding LysR substrate-binding domain-containing protein encodes the protein MAITLRQLEIFEKVASCAHVTQASQELLLTQSAASMAIAELERLAGAPLFERQGKRLLLNDRGRRILPEVRQVLVKVRTIERFLDESVAEPKGTLNLGASTTIGNYMLPAIVGEFSRLYPSARALLQVGNAQQIETGVERGELDLGLIEGIPHIPSLTATPWRRDELVVIAGTGHAWAEEKRATPGMLKNASWIMREKGSGTREIFEAAMEKKGVRFSIALELGHTEAIKKAAEAGLGVGCLSRMAVQRELDNGWLVEVATPLNLKRTLIILTRESERMTTLLKAFLALLQQSRDLG